A DNA window from Paraclostridium bifermentans contains the following coding sequences:
- the cooS gene encoding anaerobic carbon-monoxide dehydrogenase catalytic subunit: MSCVSCKMCESADKRLESFVASKDVETAFHRTEDQKIKCGFGLQGVCCRLCANGPCRITPKSPRGICGADADTIVARNFLRAVASGAACYLHVVENTARNLKKLGEDKGIIKGEKTIDELAEIFGVEANDRHEKCIKVAQKVLDDLYKARDEKMELVEKIAYAPRVNKWKEIGIMPGGAKSEVFDAIVKSSTNLNSDPVDMLINCLNLGISTGLYGLTLTNLLNDVILGEPVIRTAPVGFRVIDKDYINIMITGHQHSTFAHFQDRLKDEDVVKLAKEAGAKGFRLVGCTCVGQDLQLRGEHYKEVFAGHAGNNFTSEAVISTGAIDMIASEFNCTIPGIEPIADKYKVKMVCLDDVAKKVNAEYVPFDRENIESISEKLINEALISYKSRRGEVEIDIPSDHGHDVSLTGVSEKNLKAFLGNSWKPLINLIAEGKIKGIAAVVGCSNMTAKGHDVFTVELTKELIKRDIIVLSAGCSTGGLENVGLMSPGAEELAGENLKEVCKSLGIPPVLNFGPCLAIGRLEIVATEIAKELGIDIPQLPLILSAPQWLEEQALADGAFGLALGLPLHLALPPFITGGKLVTQVLTEGLKDITGGHVIVDSEVVSSADTLEKIIIDRREKLGLKDVECYA, translated from the coding sequence ATGTCTTGTGTTAGTTGTAAAATGTGCGAAAGTGCAGATAAAAGGTTAGAAAGTTTTGTAGCGTCGAAGGATGTTGAAACGGCATTCCATAGAACTGAAGATCAAAAAATTAAATGTGGTTTTGGACTTCAAGGTGTATGTTGTAGATTATGTGCAAATGGACCATGTAGAATAACACCTAAATCTCCAAGAGGAATTTGTGGAGCAGATGCTGATACGATAGTTGCTAGAAACTTTTTAAGAGCAGTTGCAAGTGGAGCTGCATGCTATCTGCATGTTGTTGAAAATACAGCTAGAAACTTGAAAAAATTAGGTGAAGATAAAGGAATAATAAAGGGAGAAAAGACAATAGATGAATTAGCTGAAATATTTGGGGTTGAAGCTAATGATAGACATGAAAAATGTATAAAAGTTGCACAAAAGGTTTTAGATGATTTATATAAAGCTAGAGATGAGAAAATGGAGTTAGTAGAGAAAATAGCTTATGCTCCAAGAGTTAATAAGTGGAAAGAGATAGGTATAATGCCAGGAGGAGCTAAGTCAGAAGTTTTTGATGCAATAGTCAAGTCATCTACAAATTTAAATAGTGACCCTGTTGACATGCTTATAAACTGCTTAAATTTAGGTATATCTACTGGATTATATGGACTTACACTAACTAATCTTTTAAATGATGTTATTTTAGGAGAACCAGTTATAAGAACTGCACCTGTAGGATTTAGAGTTATAGATAAAGATTATATAAATATAATGATAACAGGACATCAACATTCAACATTTGCTCACTTCCAAGATAGATTGAAAGATGAAGATGTTGTCAAATTAGCAAAAGAAGCAGGAGCAAAAGGATTTAGATTAGTTGGATGTACTTGTGTAGGTCAAGATTTACAGTTAAGAGGTGAGCACTATAAAGAGGTATTTGCAGGTCATGCTGGAAATAACTTTACAAGTGAGGCTGTAATTTCTACAGGAGCAATAGATATGATTGCATCTGAATTTAACTGTACTATACCAGGTATAGAGCCGATAGCAGATAAATATAAAGTAAAAATGGTTTGTTTAGATGACGTAGCTAAAAAAGTTAATGCAGAATATGTGCCATTCGATAGAGAAAATATAGAATCAATTTCAGAAAAATTAATAAATGAAGCCTTAATAAGTTATAAATCAAGAAGAGGTGAAGTTGAAATAGATATACCTAGTGATCATGGACACGATGTTTCATTAACAGGCGTAAGTGAGAAGAACTTAAAAGCATTTTTAGGGAACTCATGGAAACCTCTTATAAACTTAATTGCAGAAGGTAAAATAAAAGGAATAGCAGCGGTTGTTGGATGTTCAAATATGACAGCAAAAGGACACGATGTATTTACTGTAGAATTAACTAAAGAGCTTATAAAAAGAGATATAATTGTTTTATCTGCAGGATGTTCAACTGGAGGCTTAGAAAATGTTGGATTAATGTCTCCTGGAGCGGAAGAATTAGCAGGTGAAAATTTAAAAGAGGTTTGTAAATCTTTAGGAATACCACCAGTATTGAACTTTGGACCATGCTTAGCTATAGGAAGACTTGAAATAGTTGCTACTGAAATCGCTAAAGAATTAGGAATAGATATACCTCAGCTTCCACTAATTTTATCCGCACCTCAATGGTTAGAAGAACAAGCTTTAGCAGATGGAGCATTTGGATTAGCTTTAGGATTACCTCTTCATTTAGCATTACCGCCATTTATAACAGGTGGTAAATTAGTTACACAAGTTTTAACTGAAGGGTTAAAGGATATAACTGGAGGTCATGTTATAGTTGATTCAGAGGTTGTATCTTCAGCTGATACATTAGAAAAAATAATTATAGACAGAAGAGAAAAATTAGGACTGAAGGATGTGGAATGTTATGCATAG
- a CDS encoding NAD(P)/FAD-dependent oxidoreductase, which yields MNYVVLGASAAGINAIKVLRELDEKANITLISKDEHIYSRCMLHHIISEHRTLDSLNFVETKFDEKYNISWKKSCTVNDVDIKNKEVSIIETGEKVKYDKLLIATGASSAMPPIKNLKKSKHVYGLRNIEDAYEIKQKAKDCKKIAILGAGLVGIDALIGLLEYKNLDISVIYREPFILNRQLDEYSASVYENRFKELGTKFFKGASVKEICMDNNENIIGVVLDDETYIECDMAIVATGVIPNAEFINKEFISYDRGIVIDENCKTTTKDIFAAGDVVGKNAIWPLAVKQGIVAAYNMTGREEKIDDSFIYRNTMNFLGIPTVSLGIVDMEEGCIVNVRKDESGYKKFIIKDNVIKGAIIQGDISYVGALTYLIKNNIEIPDLEKRIFEIGYADFFSVKGNGEFCYNI from the coding sequence ATGAATTATGTAGTTCTGGGTGCTAGTGCTGCAGGCATTAACGCTATAAAAGTATTAAGGGAGTTAGATGAAAAAGCTAATATAACATTAATATCAAAAGATGAACACATTTACTCAAGATGTATGTTACATCATATTATATCTGAACATAGAACATTAGATAGCTTAAACTTTGTAGAAACTAAATTTGATGAAAAATATAATATAAGTTGGAAAAAGTCATGTACTGTGAATGATGTAGATATAAAAAATAAAGAAGTATCTATAATAGAAACTGGTGAAAAAGTTAAATATGATAAATTATTAATTGCAACAGGTGCATCATCAGCGATGCCTCCTATAAAAAACTTAAAAAAATCAAAGCATGTATATGGACTTAGAAATATAGAAGATGCGTATGAAATAAAACAGAAAGCAAAAGATTGTAAAAAAATAGCCATATTAGGAGCTGGGCTCGTAGGAATAGATGCGCTTATAGGATTATTAGAATATAAAAATTTAGATATATCTGTAATATATAGAGAACCTTTTATATTAAATAGGCAGTTAGATGAATACTCTGCATCAGTATATGAAAATAGATTTAAAGAATTAGGCACGAAATTCTTTAAGGGTGCAAGTGTTAAGGAAATTTGCATGGATAATAATGAAAATATAATTGGAGTAGTATTAGATGATGAAACCTATATAGAATGTGATATGGCAATTGTAGCAACAGGGGTTATTCCAAACGCTGAATTTATAAATAAAGAGTTTATAAGTTATGACCGAGGAATAGTAATAGATGAGAATTGTAAAACTACTACGAAAGACATATTTGCAGCAGGTGATGTTGTTGGTAAAAATGCAATTTGGCCTTTAGCTGTGAAGCAAGGAATAGTAGCTGCCTATAATATGACAGGAAGAGAAGAAAAAATAGATGATTCATTTATATATAGAAACACAATGAATTTTCTGGGTATACCAACAGTTTCTCTAGGAATAGTTGATATGGAAGAAGGCTGTATCGTAAATGTTAGAAAAGATGAATCAGGGTATAAAAAGTTTATAATAAAAGATAATGTTATCAAAGGAGCGATAATTCAAGGTGATATATCTTATGTAGGAGCTCTTACTTATTTGATAAAAAATAATATAGAAATACCAGATTTAGAAAAAAGAATTTTTGAAATAGGATATGCAGATTTCTTTTCTGTTAAAGGAAATGGAGAGTTTTGCTATAATATATAA
- a CDS encoding 4Fe-4S dicluster domain-containing protein translates to MHRILINKELCTGCKSCVLACMLRNDLQKDMYSLDLEDLDNESRNHIELNKFNNPIPIICRHCETPECVLTCMSGAMTKNKETGIVSYNKDKCGVCYMCVMACPYGLLKPDDKTKQTILKCDMCESIGYPKCVANCPTGAITLQEEVKNELCSSGC, encoded by the coding sequence ATGCATAGGATTCTAATTAATAAAGAATTATGTACCGGATGTAAGAGTTGTGTTTTAGCATGTATGTTAAGAAACGATTTACAAAAAGATATGTACTCTTTAGATTTAGAAGACCTAGATAACGAAAGTAGAAACCATATAGAGTTAAACAAATTTAATAATCCAATTCCTATTATTTGTAGACATTGTGAAACTCCAGAGTGTGTACTTACATGTATGAGTGGAGCTATGACAAAAAATAAAGAAACTGGAATAGTAAGTTATAACAAAGATAAGTGTGGGGTTTGTTATATGTGCGTTATGGCGTGTCCATATGGACTTTTAAAGCCTGATGATAAAACAAAACAAACTATTTTGAAATGTGATATGTGTGAAAGTATAGGATATCCTAAGTGTGTAGCTAATTGTCCAACTGGAGCAATAACGCTACAAGAGGAGGTAAAAAATGAATTATGTAGTTCTGGGTGCTAG
- a CDS encoding MATE family efflux transporter: protein MSNIFNLNNENKRFYKLLVSLCIPIIIQNLISTSVNIIDTVMISSLGEASVASIGVANQYFFLFNMTLSGLTGGAGLFISQFFGKNDANNIKKVTGLNVLLGIILGLLFFIPAFIFPKFIIHFFSYDPEVVKLCIQYFSIIAFCYPLIAVSTVFSMGSRSVRNPKLGMICSAVALISNIILNYGLIFGNLGLPALGVRGAAIATVIARFIEFSLLIGYVYIVKKDYVLKFNIVNLKSIDKQFINTFFEKSTPILLNDSGWAIGTVLYSVAYAKAGTSAIAASQIATSTGNFFIMTAVCVAIGASIMLGNELGADNKEVAIDYAKKFSKIVFVVGTLFGLILILNIPVLLKMFSVSDSLAPDIIKIFVIMGLLMGLKSFNTLLIIGILRSGGDTKYSLFLELGCMWLVSLPLTFIFAIKGAPIYILVLLTYSEEIVKFIFGVPRALSKKWVANIVKEID from the coding sequence TTGTCAAATATTTTTAATCTTAATAATGAAAACAAGAGATTTTATAAATTATTAGTTTCACTTTGTATTCCTATAATAATACAAAATCTTATATCTACATCTGTAAATATTATAGATACTGTAATGATTAGTAGTTTAGGAGAAGCATCTGTAGCATCTATAGGAGTTGCTAATCAATACTTCTTCTTATTTAATATGACTTTATCTGGATTAACAGGTGGTGCTGGTTTATTTATATCTCAATTTTTCGGGAAAAATGATGCTAACAATATAAAAAAGGTGACTGGACTAAATGTTTTACTTGGAATAATATTAGGTTTATTATTTTTTATACCAGCTTTTATATTTCCTAAATTTATAATACATTTTTTCTCTTATGATCCTGAAGTGGTTAAGCTTTGTATTCAATACTTTAGCATTATCGCTTTTTGTTATCCTTTAATAGCAGTTAGTACTGTATTTAGTATGGGGTCTAGAAGTGTTAGAAATCCTAAACTTGGAATGATTTGTAGTGCAGTTGCTCTTATAAGTAACATTATATTAAATTACGGTTTAATCTTTGGAAATTTAGGATTACCTGCATTAGGAGTTCGTGGAGCTGCAATAGCAACTGTTATAGCTAGATTTATAGAGTTCTCTCTTTTAATCGGATATGTATATATCGTAAAGAAAGATTATGTTTTAAAATTCAATATTGTTAATCTAAAATCTATAGATAAACAGTTTATAAATACTTTTTTTGAAAAAAGTACCCCTATATTATTAAATGATAGTGGATGGGCAATAGGTACAGTTTTATATTCTGTTGCTTATGCAAAAGCTGGTACTTCTGCAATTGCAGCTAGTCAAATAGCTACTAGTACTGGAAATTTCTTTATTATGACAGCTGTTTGCGTTGCTATAGGCGCATCTATTATGCTAGGTAATGAACTTGGTGCTGATAATAAAGAAGTTGCTATTGATTATGCTAAAAAGTTTTCTAAGATAGTTTTTGTAGTTGGTACTCTATTTGGTTTAATTCTTATATTAAACATACCTGTATTACTTAAAATGTTTAGTGTTTCAGATAGCCTAGCACCTGACATTATTAAAATATTTGTTATTATGGGTCTATTAATGGGTCTTAAGTCTTTTAATACTCTTTTAATTATAGGAATTTTAAGAAGTGGTGGAGATACTAAGTATTCTTTATTTTTAGAATTAGGATGTATGTGGCTAGTATCTCTTCCTCTTACTTTTATATTTGCAATTAAAGGAGCTCCTATTTATATTTTAGTGCTTCTTACTTACTCTGAAGAAATTGTTAAGTTTATATTCGGAGTTCCTAGAGCATTATCTAAAAAGTGGGTTGCTAATATTGTAAAAGAAATTGATTAG
- a CDS encoding DUF362 domain-containing protein, with protein MAYKINDACISCGACEAECPVSCISAGDDKYVIDADTCIECGACNGVCPVDAPQPE; from the coding sequence ATGGCTTACAAAATTAATGATGCTTGTATAAGCTGTGGTGCTTGTGAAGCTGAGTGCCCAGTTAGCTGTATATCAGCTGGAGATGACAAATATGTTATAGATGCAGATACTTGTATAGAGTGTGGTGCTTGTAACGGAGTTTGTCCAGTAGATGCTCCACAACCAGAATAA
- a CDS encoding CapA family protein translates to MEKKINKKKLSLLVSVIIFLVVVICMLIFKFALVDDKIKDDNEKSKKVGEVKEVKKESITIDFVGDITMGNYKGASYYGSFDNEFENQGQNYGYFLKNVKNIFEEDDLTVANLEGPLTSASNAKIKKFAFKGDPSYVNILNQGGIDVVTLANNHSEDYFEEGMKQTKFILKENNIDYFGLGEKSIVDVKGVKVGLLGYNGWPENYNEEFLNNMKKDIQNVKKESNIVFVYFHWGTERQYYPDQVQKDFAHFAIDNGVDGVLGSHPHVMQGIEEYKGKYIAYSLSNFCFGGNKNPQDKDTFIYKQTFNFEDSKLISINKPEIIPCSISSQNGINNYQPTPLTGNEAERVKNKLKDISEGLNK, encoded by the coding sequence ATGGAAAAAAAGATTAATAAAAAGAAGCTATCACTATTAGTATCTGTAATAATTTTTTTAGTGGTAGTTATTTGCATGCTTATTTTTAAATTTGCTTTAGTAGATGATAAAATTAAAGATGATAATGAAAAATCAAAGAAAGTTGGAGAAGTTAAAGAGGTAAAAAAAGAAAGCATAACTATTGATTTTGTAGGGGATATAACCATGGGGAATTATAAGGGAGCCTCATACTATGGATCTTTTGATAATGAGTTTGAAAATCAAGGACAAAATTATGGATATTTTTTGAAAAATGTTAAGAATATTTTTGAGGAGGATGACTTAACGGTAGCAAACTTAGAGGGACCTTTAACTAGTGCAAGTAATGCTAAAATAAAAAAATTTGCATTTAAAGGAGACCCTTCTTATGTAAATATACTTAACCAAGGAGGTATAGATGTTGTAACATTAGCAAATAACCATTCAGAGGATTATTTTGAAGAGGGGATGAAACAAACTAAATTTATATTAAAAGAAAATAATATAGATTATTTTGGATTAGGAGAGAAGAGTATAGTAGATGTTAAAGGGGTAAAAGTTGGATTATTAGGCTATAATGGGTGGCCTGAAAATTATAATGAAGAATTTTTAAATAATATGAAAAAAGATATACAAAATGTTAAAAAAGAATCTAATATAGTATTTGTATATTTCCACTGGGGAACAGAACGACAATATTATCCTGACCAAGTTCAAAAAGATTTTGCACACTTTGCTATAGATAATGGAGTTGACGGTGTGTTAGGGAGTCATCCTCATGTTATGCAAGGAATAGAAGAGTATAAAGGAAAGTATATTGCATATAGTTTAAGTAATTTCTGCTTTGGGGGTAATAAGAATCCTCAAGATAAAGATACTTTTATATACAAACAAACATTTAATTTTGAAGATAGCAAACTGATAAGTATAAACAAACCTGAAATTATACCATGTTCTATATCATCTCAAAATGGTATTAATAATTACCAACCAACACCACTTACAGGGAATGAGGCGGAAAGGGTAAAAAATAAATTAAAAGATATAAGCGAAGGCTTAAATAAATAG
- a CDS encoding redox-sensing transcriptional repressor Rex: protein MSNKNISMAVIRRLPKYHRYLGDLLDRDIQRISSKELSDIIGFTASQIRQDLNNFGGFGQQGYGYNVEELYNEIGKILGLSRTYNSIIIGAGNLGQAIANYSGFTKAGFKIKALFDANPRMIGLKIRDFEILDSDDIEEFVAENDIDIAILCIPKNGAQEVVDRLVKSGIKGVWNFAPLDLEVPNDVIVENVNLTESLFTLSYLMNEDK, encoded by the coding sequence ATGAGTAATAAAAATATTTCTATGGCTGTAATAAGAAGATTACCTAAATATCACAGATACTTAGGAGATTTGTTAGATAGAGATATACAAAGAATATCTTCTAAAGAATTAAGCGATATAATTGGCTTTACAGCATCTCAAATAAGACAAGATTTAAACAACTTTGGTGGATTTGGACAGCAGGGATACGGATATAATGTCGAAGAGTTATATAATGAAATAGGTAAAATATTAGGGTTATCTAGAACTTATAATTCTATAATAATTGGGGCTGGAAACTTAGGACAAGCAATAGCTAATTATTCAGGTTTTACTAAAGCAGGGTTTAAGATAAAAGCTTTATTTGATGCAAACCCAAGAATGATAGGATTAAAAATTAGAGATTTTGAAATATTAGATTCTGATGACATCGAGGAGTTCGTAGCTGAAAATGATATTGATATAGCGATATTATGTATACCAAAAAATGGGGCGCAAGAAGTTGTCGATAGATTAGTTAAATCAGGTATAAAAGGAGTTTGGAACTTTGCACCGTTAGATTTAGAAGTACCAAATGATGTTATAGTTGAAAATGTAAACTTAACTGAAAGTTTATTTACTTTATCATATCTTATGAATGAAGATAAATAA
- a CDS encoding ATP-binding protein yields MKVYALVGESGSGKSYKALELAYEKNINYIIDDGILIFKNKIIAGISAKQASTKIQAVKRAIFNDENHRNEMRFKIVEENIESILIIGTSDKMVNQIASKLNLGKIYKTVYINEISTQEEIDIAKEWRSKGNHIIPLPTLEVKSIASGLSINPIKKLFKRENKESILVEKTIIRPTFSYMGNFYIKKNAINQIIFFELSKFDYISKINSVKFNNKKGNLEIFIILELDLFNCIETIFKLQEHIIKALYDVTLINVSRLDIRVNKIKSVK; encoded by the coding sequence ATGAAGGTTTATGCATTAGTAGGAGAGAGTGGTTCTGGAAAAAGCTATAAAGCATTAGAGTTAGCCTATGAAAAAAATATAAACTATATAATAGATGATGGAATTTTAATTTTTAAAAATAAAATAATTGCTGGAATATCAGCAAAACAAGCAAGCACCAAAATTCAGGCAGTTAAAAGAGCTATATTCAATGATGAAAATCATAGAAATGAAATGAGATTTAAAATAGTGGAAGAAAATATAGAGTCTATTTTAATAATAGGAACATCAGATAAAATGGTAAATCAGATAGCTAGTAAATTAAATTTAGGGAAAATATATAAAACTGTTTATATAAATGAAATATCGACACAAGAAGAAATAGATATTGCGAAAGAGTGGAGAAGTAAAGGAAATCACATAATACCTCTTCCGACATTAGAGGTTAAGTCTATCGCTAGTGGACTTAGTATAAATCCGATTAAAAAATTATTTAAAAGAGAAAATAAAGAATCTATATTAGTTGAAAAAACTATTATTAGACCTACATTTAGCTATATGGGGAATTTTTATATTAAAAAAAATGCAATAAATCAAATAATATTTTTTGAACTATCAAAATTTGATTACATAAGTAAAATAAATTCAGTAAAATTTAACAATAAAAAAGGAAATTTAGAAATATTTATTATTTTAGAATTGGATTTATTTAACTGTATTGAAACTATATTTAAGCTTCAAGAACATATAATAAAGGCATTGTATGATGTTACTTTAATAAATGTAAGTAGGTTAGATATAAGAGTGAACAAGATAAAAAGTGTTAAATAA
- the abc-f gene encoding ribosomal protection-like ABC-F family protein, which yields MIVLSCNNLNKSFGIDTILENISFTVNEGDKVGIIGVNGTGKTTLFKVLSGIYGYDSGDIYLGKGVEIGYLEQNTSFQSEKTIYEEVLEVFSDLMDMEKYIRDLEIKIAEEGSNPDSKVLDKLMNEYSQKLELFSELNGYGYKSEVKGILKGLGFSDSDMETPINILSGGEKTRVLLSKLLLKNPSLLLLDEPTNHLDSDAIEWLEVFLKQYKGTVIIISHDRYFLDQVVNRVFEIHNKRLKTYNGNYSKFIELSNVEKELEVKRYEDQQKEIKKQEESIDRLKAYGREKHLKRARSKEKMLDKVDVLDKPDVFRKKASIQFSPSVSSGNDVLQVENLSMGYGERILFKDINFNIYRGEKVALIGANGIGKSTLFKIIMNEIVPLTGTTKLGANVHVDYFHQEQKTLNLDNTIIDEIWNDHPNLNQTTLRNMLGSFLFEDEEVFKKISTLSGGERARVAILKLILSNSNFLLLDEPTNHLDIDSKEVLEEALLNYTGTLFTISHDRYFLNTVVDKILVLDSEGITEYLGNYDYYMDKKKQTIEMNAIETTEEKTKTQLKDEKRKEREQRELEKKARVKRQNIEKEIEEIELEIEELNVLMCQEEIYSNPEKSKEVSQNKTSLEDRLNNLYEEWEQLM from the coding sequence ATGATTGTTTTGTCGTGTAATAACTTAAATAAAAGTTTTGGAATAGATACTATATTAGAAAATATTAGCTTCACTGTAAATGAAGGCGATAAAGTTGGTATTATAGGTGTAAATGGAACGGGTAAAACTACTTTATTTAAAGTACTTTCTGGTATTTATGGATATGATAGCGGAGATATATACCTTGGCAAAGGTGTTGAAATAGGATATCTTGAACAAAATACAAGTTTCCAATCGGAAAAAACTATATATGAAGAGGTTTTAGAAGTTTTTTCTGACTTAATGGATATGGAAAAGTATATAAGAGATTTAGAGATTAAAATAGCTGAAGAAGGTTCTAATCCGGATTCAAAAGTTTTGGATAAACTTATGAATGAGTATTCTCAAAAACTAGAACTTTTCTCTGAGCTAAATGGTTATGGTTATAAATCAGAAGTAAAAGGGATTTTAAAAGGTCTAGGTTTTTCTGATTCTGATATGGAAACTCCAATAAATATATTATCTGGAGGAGAAAAGACTAGAGTCTTACTTTCTAAATTACTACTAAAAAATCCTTCACTTCTACTTCTAGATGAACCAACTAACCATCTTGATTCAGATGCCATCGAATGGTTGGAGGTATTCTTAAAACAATATAAAGGAACAGTAATTATCATATCTCATGATAGATATTTCCTAGATCAAGTTGTAAATAGAGTATTTGAAATTCATAATAAAAGACTTAAAACATATAATGGAAATTACTCTAAATTCATAGAGTTATCTAATGTAGAAAAAGAATTAGAAGTTAAAAGATATGAAGATCAACAAAAAGAAATTAAAAAACAAGAAGAATCAATTGATAGACTAAAAGCTTACGGAAGGGAAAAACATTTAAAAAGAGCTAGAAGTAAAGAAAAAATGCTAGATAAAGTTGATGTTTTAGATAAACCTGATGTGTTCAGAAAAAAAGCTAGTATTCAATTTAGTCCTTCTGTATCTAGTGGTAATGATGTTTTACAAGTAGAAAATCTTTCTATGGGTTATGGTGAAAGAATCCTATTTAAGGACATAAACTTCAATATATATAGGGGCGAAAAAGTTGCTTTAATAGGAGCTAATGGAATAGGAAAATCTACTTTATTTAAAATTATAATGAATGAAATAGTTCCATTAACTGGAACTACTAAACTTGGAGCAAATGTTCATGTAGACTACTTCCATCAAGAACAAAAAACTCTTAACTTAGATAATACTATTATAGATGAAATTTGGAATGATCATCCTAATCTAAACCAAACTACTCTAAGAAATATGTTAGGTTCTTTTTTATTTGAAGACGAAGAAGTATTTAAAAAAATATCTACACTAAGCGGTGGAGAAAGAGCTAGAGTTGCTATATTGAAATTAATTTTATCTAACTCTAACTTCTTATTACTAGATGAGCCTACAAATCACCTTGATATAGACTCTAAGGAAGTTCTTGAAGAAGCTTTACTGAATTATACAGGAACTTTATTTACAATATCTCATGATAGATATTTCTTAAACACAGTTGTCGATAAAATACTTGTTCTTGATTCTGAGGGAATAACAGAGTATCTAGGTAATTATGATTATTATATGGATAAGAAAAAACAAACTATAGAGATGAATGCTATAGAAACAACCGAGGAAAAAACAAAAACTCAATTAAAAGATGAAAAACGAAAAGAAAGAGAACAAAGAGAGTTAGAGAAAAAAGCTAGGGTTAAGAGGCAAAACATAGAAAAGGAAATTGAAGAAATAGAACTTGAAATCGAAGAACTTAATGTTCTTATGTGCCAAGAAGAAATATATTCTAATCCTGAAAAATCTAAAGAGGTTAGTCAAAATAAAACTTCCTTAGAAGATAGATTAAATAATTTATATGAAGAATGGGAACAGCTAATGTAG